The following proteins come from a genomic window of Mucinivorans hirudinis:
- a CDS encoding Peptide chain release factor 2 encodes MVALDQAKTLEAGFWDNADAAQEHLRESAVTKRWVAQFDAVSKAAEDLELMPDFLKEELVSEQELEAHYSHTLALLEELELRNMLGSEEDAMGAILEINAGAGGTEALDWASMLLRMYLRWAERNGYAVKVLDMQEDGIGVKSAMLEITGDSAYGYLKSEHGVHRLVRPSPFNANNKRQTTFASVSVTPAVDDTIEIEINPADIKWDTYRSGGAGGQNVNKVETGVRLYYEPEKIVIENTESRSQLMNKENAMRILRSKLYQIELDKRMAIKNELEGKKLKNEWGSQIRSYVLDDRRVKDHRTNYQTSNCDGVLDGKIEDFIKAYLMEN; translated from the coding sequence ATGGTGGCTTTGGACCAAGCCAAAACATTAGAAGCAGGCTTCTGGGACAATGCAGATGCTGCACAAGAACACCTCCGAGAGAGTGCCGTAACCAAACGGTGGGTTGCCCAGTTTGATGCTGTGAGCAAAGCGGCTGAAGATTTAGAGCTTATGCCCGATTTTTTGAAGGAGGAACTCGTGAGCGAACAGGAGCTTGAGGCTCATTATTCCCACACGCTTGCCTTGCTCGAAGAGTTGGAATTGCGGAATATGCTCGGCTCAGAGGAGGATGCTATGGGTGCGATTCTCGAAATCAACGCTGGAGCGGGAGGAACAGAGGCGTTGGATTGGGCTTCGATGCTTCTCAGAATGTATTTGAGGTGGGCGGAGCGTAATGGCTATGCGGTGAAAGTTCTTGATATGCAAGAAGATGGAATTGGTGTGAAGTCGGCAATGCTAGAGATTACCGGTGATTCGGCTTATGGTTACCTCAAGTCGGAGCATGGTGTTCATCGTTTGGTGCGACCCTCACCATTTAATGCCAACAATAAGCGCCAGACAACGTTCGCCAGTGTTTCCGTGACCCCTGCTGTGGATGATACGATTGAGATTGAAATTAATCCGGCTGATATTAAGTGGGATACATACCGTAGTGGGGGTGCTGGGGGGCAGAATGTCAATAAGGTAGAGACTGGTGTGCGGCTGTACTATGAGCCCGAGAAAATAGTTATCGAAAATACAGAAAGCCGCTCGCAGCTTATGAACAAGGAGAATGCTATGCGAATTTTGCGCTCTAAACTCTATCAAATAGAGCTCGATAAGCGTATGGCAATCAAGAATGAACTCGAGGGCAAAAAACTCAAAAATGAGTGGGGCTCTCAGATTCGCAGCTATGTTTTGGACGATAGGCGAGTGAAGGACCATCGCACGAATTATCAGACCTCCAACTGTGATGGTGTCCTAGATGGTAAGATTGAGGATTTCATTAAGGCTTATTTGATGGAAAATTGA
- a CDS encoding Similar to tRNA pseudouridine synthase C, group TruC1 encodes MKILYEDNHTIVVNKRAGELVQPDPDGAPALEQEVKDYLRVKYNKAGDAFLGVVHRIDRPVSGVVLFAKTSKALVRLNEQLRERGFQKKYWAITEKRPPKEADELVHYIVRNAKTNKSTAHANPTKDGQQAVLRYRLMKESDRYFLLEIELVTGRHHQIRAQLAAIGCVIKGDLKYGAARSNRNGGISLHSRSLSFTHPTTAERIEIIAPVPEGESIWQFFDLQAAEL; translated from the coding sequence ATGAAAATTCTCTATGAAGATAACCACACAATAGTAGTAAATAAGCGTGCCGGAGAGTTGGTGCAGCCCGATCCTGATGGCGCGCCGGCTCTGGAGCAAGAGGTAAAAGACTACTTAAGAGTCAAATATAACAAGGCGGGCGATGCCTTTTTGGGGGTGGTGCACCGCATCGACCGTCCCGTGAGTGGTGTTGTGCTTTTTGCCAAAACCTCCAAGGCGCTTGTACGACTTAATGAGCAGCTTCGTGAGCGTGGTTTTCAGAAGAAGTATTGGGCAATAACCGAGAAACGTCCGCCCAAGGAGGCTGACGAGCTGGTGCACTATATTGTACGCAATGCTAAGACCAACAAGTCCACAGCGCACGCAAATCCAACTAAGGATGGTCAGCAGGCGGTGTTGAGGTACAGATTGATGAAGGAGAGTGACAGATATTTTTTGTTGGAAATTGAGCTGGTCACGGGACGTCATCATCAAATCCGTGCTCAACTGGCAGCAATAGGTTGTGTGATTAAGGGTGATTTGAAGTATGGAGCGGCACGCAGCAATCGTAATGGCGGCATCTCACTTCATAGTCGTTCCTTGTCCTTCACCCACCCTACCACCGCCGAACGTATCGAAATCATAGCCCCAGTGCCCGAGGGTGAGTCTATTTGGCAATTTTTCGATTTGCAAGCAGCTGAATTGTAA
- a CDS encoding ATP-dependent DNA helicase RecQ — MDSLSILKKYWGHSAFREYQSEIINSLLSGRDTVALLPTGGGKSVTYQVPAMMHQGVAIVVTPLIALMKDQVEALRRRGIRAAAINSAMTLREIDIALDNCVYGDVKLLYIAPERINTPIFRHRVMKMVVSLVAVDEAHCISQWGYDFRPSYLKIALLREWLPEVPFIALTATATKLVLEDICDKLNLKNPNVFRSSFARENLAFVVRHTLNKLEHIARVINSMPGSSGIIYVRSRQDAQDIADHLRARGIAADFYHAGLGASIRNIKQNEWMQGKTKVIVATNAFGMGIDKADVRYVVHHQIPESLEAYYQEAGRAGRDGKRSYAVLLYNEQDSEKATRRIANEYPERETIERVYEHIFNHLQVSIGGGKGEIYDFKIWEFVSRYKLYTLTVLNAIKILELNGYMTLTDEMDNPTRIKFRVARDELYRIQVERVDFDGFVKVLLRCYTGLFTQFVTIDEALLSRLSGYSEQRIVEMLMELSRARVINYIPRRRSPLLILEEERLPLANLRIAPETYNRRKMQSELKVAAMLEYVREMSVCRGVVLRNYFDDNRAEDCGVCDVCVGRRGSSPAETRQLQRAQSIEERIIEYLTHNPRGDIHALMATMPLDPTRVMGSLRELMRRDVVVQLPGGELVLRPDGR; from the coding sequence ATGGACTCTCTATCAATTCTCAAAAAATATTGGGGACACTCCGCCTTCCGCGAGTATCAGAGTGAAATAATCAACTCTCTGCTCAGCGGACGGGACACTGTTGCCCTGCTTCCCACGGGCGGTGGCAAGTCGGTAACATATCAGGTGCCGGCTATGATGCACCAGGGGGTAGCTATTGTCGTTACGCCGCTCATTGCCCTGATGAAAGACCAGGTGGAGGCACTCCGCCGCCGCGGAATCCGTGCTGCGGCTATCAATTCGGCGATGACTCTTCGCGAGATAGATATTGCGCTCGATAATTGTGTATATGGCGATGTGAAGTTGCTCTATATTGCCCCCGAAAGGATTAATACCCCAATTTTCCGCCATCGGGTTATGAAGATGGTAGTCTCGTTGGTGGCGGTGGACGAGGCGCACTGCATCTCGCAGTGGGGTTATGACTTCCGTCCGAGTTACTTGAAAATAGCTCTGTTGAGAGAGTGGTTACCCGAAGTGCCCTTTATTGCCCTCACCGCAACGGCTACAAAGCTTGTTTTGGAGGATATTTGTGATAAACTCAATCTCAAAAATCCTAATGTCTTTCGTTCGAGTTTTGCCCGCGAAAATCTTGCCTTTGTTGTTCGCCACACGCTAAATAAGTTGGAACACATTGCTCGAGTAATCAACTCTATGCCCGGTAGCAGCGGCATTATTTATGTGCGTAGTCGTCAGGATGCTCAGGATATTGCCGACCACCTTCGTGCTCGCGGAATTGCGGCAGACTTCTACCACGCCGGCTTGGGAGCTTCCATTAGAAATATAAAGCAGAACGAGTGGATGCAGGGTAAGACCAAGGTGATTGTGGCAACCAATGCTTTTGGTATGGGTATCGACAAGGCTGATGTGCGTTATGTTGTCCACCACCAGATACCCGAATCTCTCGAAGCATACTATCAGGAGGCGGGACGCGCCGGCAGGGACGGCAAACGCTCCTATGCCGTGCTACTATACAATGAGCAAGACAGCGAGAAAGCCACCCGACGCATAGCCAACGAATATCCCGAACGGGAAACAATAGAGAGGGTTTATGAGCATATTTTCAACCACTTGCAAGTATCCATTGGCGGTGGCAAGGGGGAGATTTACGATTTCAAGATATGGGAATTTGTGAGTCGCTACAAGCTCTATACTCTTACGGTGCTCAATGCGATAAAGATTTTGGAGCTCAATGGCTATATGACCCTCACGGACGAGATGGATAATCCCACGAGAATAAAATTTCGCGTTGCGCGCGATGAACTATATAGGATTCAGGTGGAGAGGGTTGATTTCGATGGCTTCGTAAAGGTGTTGCTTAGATGCTACACGGGGCTTTTCACTCAGTTTGTCACCATAGACGAGGCTTTGCTTTCGCGCCTTTCGGGTTACTCCGAGCAGCGTATCGTCGAGATGTTGATGGAACTTTCGCGCGCACGCGTTATCAATTATATCCCGCGCCGTCGCTCGCCGTTGTTGATATTGGAGGAGGAGCGTCTGCCCCTTGCGAATCTGCGTATCGCGCCCGAAACCTACAATAGACGCAAGATGCAGAGTGAGCTGAAGGTTGCTGCTATGTTGGAGTATGTGCGCGAGATGTCGGTGTGCCGCGGGGTGGTGTTACGCAACTACTTTGATGATAATCGGGCAGAGGATTGTGGTGTTTGTGATGTATGCGTAGGACGTAGGGGAAGTTCTCCGGCAGAGACAAGGCAGTTGCAAAGAGCACAATCCATTGAGGAGAGAATCATAGAGTACCTCACACACAACCCCCGTGGCGATATCCACGCCCTGATGGCGACTATGCCGCTAGACCCCACACGCGTAATGGGCTCGCTTAGAGAGTTGATGCGGCGCGATGTGGTGGTGCAACTGCCCGGCGGGGAGTTGGTATTGCGTCCCGATGGGCGGTAG
- a CDS encoding 2-amino-3-ketobutyrate coenzyme A ligase: protein MYGKIKEHLQNELAATEAAGLYKTERIITSAQQAEITVGGKTVLNFCANNYLGLSNHPRLVKAAQDIMNTHGFGMSSVRFICGTQDIHKELEAAIADYFGTEDTILYAACFDANGGVFEPLLGEEDAIISDALNHASIIDGVRLCKAKRYRYANADMSDLENQLKLAQAQRFRIIVTDGVFSMDGNVAPMDKIIELADKYDAMVMVDECHSAGVVGATGRGVTEQFNCRGKVDIITGTLGKAMGGGIGGFTTGRKEIIDILRQRSRPYLFSNSIPPATVGASLEMFKMLKESDALHDKLAANVKHFVKRMTEAGFDIKPTQSAICAVMLYDAPLAQKMAAQLMDEGIYVIGFFYPVVPKEQARIRVQVSAGHSTAHLDKCIAAFTKVGRELGVIK, encoded by the coding sequence ATGTACGGAAAAATTAAGGAGCATCTTCAAAACGAATTGGCGGCTACCGAAGCTGCGGGATTGTACAAAACCGAGCGTATTATTACATCGGCTCAGCAGGCGGAAATCACTGTGGGTGGTAAAACTGTTCTGAACTTCTGCGCGAATAACTACTTGGGTTTGTCGAACCATCCGCGCTTGGTCAAGGCGGCACAGGATATAATGAACACTCACGGCTTTGGTATGAGTTCGGTACGCTTTATCTGTGGAACACAGGATATCCATAAAGAGTTGGAGGCTGCCATTGCAGACTATTTCGGAACAGAGGACACTATTCTATATGCAGCCTGTTTCGATGCTAATGGCGGCGTTTTCGAGCCGCTATTGGGCGAGGAGGATGCAATCATCTCGGATGCTTTGAATCACGCCTCTATCATCGATGGCGTACGTCTTTGCAAAGCAAAACGCTACCGTTATGCCAATGCAGATATGTCAGACCTCGAGAACCAACTTAAATTGGCTCAGGCTCAACGCTTCCGCATCATCGTGACGGATGGTGTTTTCTCGATGGACGGCAATGTTGCGCCGATGGACAAAATCATTGAACTAGCTGATAAATATGATGCTATGGTTATGGTGGACGAGTGCCACTCAGCGGGCGTTGTGGGCGCTACGGGGCGTGGTGTGACCGAGCAATTCAACTGCCGCGGCAAGGTAGATATTATCACCGGCACGCTCGGTAAAGCAATGGGAGGCGGTATCGGCGGCTTCACAACAGGTCGCAAGGAGATTATCGACATTCTGCGCCAACGTTCTCGCCCTTACCTATTCTCCAACTCGATTCCTCCTGCAACTGTCGGCGCATCTCTAGAGATGTTTAAGATGCTCAAAGAGAGCGACGCACTCCACGACAAACTAGCTGCCAACGTGAAGCATTTCGTAAAGAGAATGACCGAGGCGGGCTTCGACATTAAACCTACACAGTCGGCAATCTGCGCCGTGATGCTTTACGATGCACCGCTTGCCCAAAAAATGGCTGCACAGTTGATGGACGAAGGAATTTATGTAATCGGTTTCTTCTACCCTGTTGTCCCTAAAGAGCAGGCACGTATCCGCGTGCAAGTTTCAGCAGGGCACTCAACCGCGCATTTAGATAAATGTATCGCCGCCTTTACGAAAGTCGGCAGAGAGTTGGGAGTGATTAAATAG
- a CDS encoding UDP-3-O-[3-hydroxymyristoyl] glucosamine N-acyltransferase, with protein sequence MQFTAEQISAFLAGEVEGNPQATVWMVAKIEEAAQGELAFLSNPKYEEYLYTTDASIVLVSKSLELKKEVKSTLIRVDDPYQAFASLLNLYQSSKPRKSGVSPQAFIAATAYVEDDVYVGEFAVIGENVRIGEGSQIYPQVYVGDNVVIGENTKIFAGVKIYEDCVIGDNVTIHSGTIVGGDGFGFAPMADGTFKKIPQIGNVVIEDEVEIGANCTIDRATMGSTVIKRGAKLDNLIQIAHNVVIGENTVMAAQCGVAGSTKVGRNVMMGGQVGIVGHIQIADSVKIGSQSGIGHSVEKQGEFMLGSPAMTGFQNHRVQAILKELPELRKTILQSARQLKQMSDKK encoded by the coding sequence ATGCAATTCACGGCAGAACAGATATCCGCATTTCTTGCAGGAGAAGTTGAGGGTAACCCTCAGGCAACGGTATGGATGGTTGCCAAAATCGAAGAGGCAGCTCAAGGGGAGCTCGCCTTTTTGAGCAACCCAAAATATGAGGAATACCTCTACACTACAGATGCCTCGATAGTTTTGGTTAGCAAGAGCTTAGAGCTAAAAAAAGAGGTCAAATCAACTCTGATAAGAGTCGACGACCCGTATCAGGCTTTTGCATCGCTGCTAAACCTCTATCAGAGCAGCAAGCCGCGCAAAAGCGGTGTTTCGCCACAGGCATTTATCGCTGCCACGGCGTATGTGGAGGACGATGTCTACGTTGGCGAGTTCGCAGTTATCGGCGAAAATGTCCGAATAGGCGAGGGCTCACAAATCTATCCGCAGGTATATGTGGGTGATAATGTCGTCATTGGCGAAAATACGAAGATATTTGCCGGAGTGAAAATTTATGAGGATTGCGTTATTGGCGACAACGTTACAATCCACAGCGGCACGATTGTCGGAGGCGATGGCTTCGGATTTGCTCCGATGGCGGACGGCACATTTAAAAAGATTCCGCAAATCGGTAATGTAGTAATCGAGGACGAAGTGGAGATTGGGGCAAACTGCACCATAGACCGAGCCACGATGGGTTCAACGGTGATTAAACGTGGGGCAAAGTTAGATAACCTGATTCAAATAGCTCACAATGTGGTTATTGGCGAAAACACGGTGATGGCAGCGCAGTGCGGTGTGGCTGGCTCTACCAAGGTTGGGCGCAATGTGATGATGGGTGGGCAGGTAGGCATCGTAGGTCACATACAAATTGCTGATTCAGTGAAGATTGGTTCGCAGTCGGGCATTGGACACAGTGTAGAAAAGCAGGGAGAATTTATGCTGGGCTCACCGGCAATGACCGGCTTCCAGAACCACCGTGTGCAGGCTATCCTCAAGGAACTGCCCGAATTGCGCAAAACAATCTTGCAATCAGCACGTCAGCTAAAGCAAATGAGTGACAAAAAATAG
- a CDS encoding Transcriptional regulator, AraC family → MLRYRQYTPFSVLEWEADVWDFPVHKHNYYEIVIIRNGEGTHTINEQTFPYKQGDIFLLSPEDHHCFGILKKSSFCFIKFTELVFKKNKTDDEQRQWLERIETIIAVPNQTPGAIRFRGNDKEHILRLTSIILEEHKEQGSHSPEIVADGMSMLVSIIARNINYNYQPKNKFRTDLENSRISSILTYIRHNVYTPEKISVDAIAENFDMSKNYVGIFFKKHTGETLQNYLLNYRLFLVENRILTSNSTISSIAADLGFTDSSHLNKHFKRRFGMMPGEYRKIKHRGTTPSITPMMGNANT, encoded by the coding sequence ATGCTAAGATACAGGCAATACACCCCCTTCTCGGTTCTTGAGTGGGAGGCCGATGTGTGGGATTTTCCCGTGCACAAACATAACTACTATGAAATCGTAATTATTCGCAACGGTGAAGGTACTCATACTATTAACGAGCAGACCTTTCCATACAAGCAGGGTGATATATTTCTGCTCTCGCCGGAGGATCATCACTGTTTCGGGATCTTGAAAAAAAGCTCATTTTGCTTCATAAAATTCACCGAATTGGTCTTCAAAAAGAATAAAACCGACGACGAACAACGACAATGGCTCGAGAGGATTGAGACCATAATCGCAGTACCGAATCAGACACCCGGAGCGATCCGTTTCAGGGGGAATGATAAGGAACATATACTACGTCTAACCTCAATAATTCTGGAGGAACACAAGGAGCAGGGCTCCCACTCTCCCGAAATTGTTGCGGACGGTATGTCTATGCTTGTAAGCATCATTGCGCGCAACATCAACTACAATTACCAACCTAAAAACAAGTTCCGAACAGACCTCGAAAATTCTCGCATATCATCCATCCTAACATACATTCGCCACAACGTCTACACGCCGGAAAAAATAAGCGTGGATGCGATAGCCGAAAATTTTGATATGTCAAAAAATTACGTCGGAATATTTTTTAAAAAACATACGGGAGAAACACTGCAAAACTATCTACTCAATTACCGCCTGTTTTTGGTGGAAAATCGTATACTCACCAGTAACTCTACCATCAGTAGCATTGCTGCCGACCTCGGGTTCACAGACTCAAGCCACCTAAACAAACACTTCAAGCGGCGCTTTGGAATGATGCCGGGCGAGTATCGCAAGATAAAACATCGCGGCACCACGCCATCGATAACACCGATGATGGGCAATGCCAATACATAA
- a CDS encoding Cytochrome c-type biogenesis protein (DsbD, protein-disulfide reductase) gives MKKLLLSLFALLTAVSAMAQVENPVSWRITAAGDKVTFTAQIESPWYMYDLGPYKDGPNPTTFKFAMPEGVSLNGTIKPLSKGKKVQDEIFKMEIGYYLTEAVFEQQFYNGTGTKQKIKVNIEWQCCDGESCLPPTDEDFEFVVEPSSVSDAPVTVGEDPARPIDAEMLIDGNTAGVAADVESEPRGSMWSIIIQAMLLGLAALLTPCVFPMIPMTVTFFLRRSGSKARGKFLAIFYGLSIIAVYTLPIAAIILITYFVGGDAVTADIFNWLATHWIPNILFFLIFLVFGFSFLGAFELTLPSKWVNKSDTAADKGGLVGTFFMATTLVLVSFSCTGPIVGSILVKSTQGEVWEPIITMLAFSSAFAIPFAIFAFFPELLKNLPQSGGWLNSVKVVLGFVVMALGLKFLSVADLTYHWNLISREVFLAIWIVIFSLLGLYLLGKLRFSHDDPMEFIPVKRLVLAICTFSFVVYLIPGMWGAPLTALSGYLPPMYTQDYVVTQGGGSFDGSANQEKSSIDHSIAGKPKYADFLHLPYGIEGFFDYEQGMEYARKIGKPVFIDFVGHSCSKCKAMEANVWKDPAVLKYLKNDYVVIALYVDDKKELPENEWVTDEKGKVLKTLGKINSMLQIAKFNINAQPYYVLMNPFTEKELAKPRSYDTNIDAYVQFLEEGVKAFTSQQ, from the coding sequence ATGAAAAAACTCCTCCTCTCACTCTTCGCGCTACTGACGGCGGTGTCGGCAATGGCGCAGGTCGAAAATCCGGTCTCTTGGCGGATAACGGCTGCGGGCGATAAAGTAACTTTTACAGCCCAAATTGAGTCGCCGTGGTATATGTACGATTTGGGACCTTACAAGGATGGGCCAAATCCTACGACTTTCAAATTTGCGATGCCCGAAGGAGTCTCCCTAAATGGCACCATTAAGCCTTTATCAAAAGGCAAAAAGGTGCAGGATGAGATCTTTAAAATGGAAATCGGATATTATCTGACTGAAGCCGTTTTCGAGCAACAATTTTATAACGGGACAGGCACGAAACAAAAAATCAAAGTAAACATAGAGTGGCAGTGTTGCGATGGTGAGTCGTGCCTGCCCCCTACGGACGAAGATTTTGAGTTCGTGGTTGAGCCCTCTTCGGTGAGCGATGCGCCGGTAACGGTGGGTGAAGACCCTGCTCGCCCTATAGATGCCGAAATGTTGATTGATGGCAACACGGCTGGGGTTGCAGCAGATGTAGAGAGCGAACCCCGGGGGTCGATGTGGAGCATCATTATTCAAGCTATGTTGCTTGGCTTGGCGGCGCTGCTTACCCCTTGCGTCTTCCCGATGATTCCGATGACCGTGACATTTTTCTTGCGCCGTAGCGGCAGCAAAGCACGCGGTAAGTTCTTGGCTATCTTCTACGGTCTCTCAATTATTGCAGTCTACACCCTGCCCATTGCAGCAATCATCCTTATCACATATTTCGTTGGTGGGGATGCGGTTACAGCAGATATTTTCAACTGGTTGGCTACGCACTGGATTCCTAATATCCTTTTCTTCTTGATTTTCTTAGTCTTCGGATTCTCGTTCTTGGGCGCGTTCGAGCTGACACTTCCGAGCAAATGGGTGAACAAAAGCGATACGGCAGCCGACAAAGGTGGTCTTGTGGGTACGTTCTTTATGGCGACAACTCTGGTGTTGGTCTCGTTCTCTTGTACGGGTCCTATCGTAGGTTCAATTCTTGTAAAATCGACCCAAGGTGAGGTATGGGAGCCCATTATAACTATGTTGGCATTCTCCTCAGCCTTCGCAATACCATTTGCAATTTTTGCATTCTTCCCCGAATTATTAAAAAATCTGCCCCAGTCGGGTGGTTGGTTGAACTCGGTGAAAGTTGTGTTGGGATTCGTGGTTATGGCTCTCGGACTAAAATTTTTGAGCGTGGCAGACTTGACCTACCACTGGAATCTTATCAGTCGCGAGGTATTTCTGGCGATATGGATAGTGATTTTCTCACTATTGGGTCTCTATTTACTTGGGAAATTGCGGTTCTCGCACGATGACCCGATGGAGTTTATTCCCGTGAAGCGCCTTGTGTTGGCTATCTGTACATTTTCGTTCGTTGTATATCTAATCCCCGGTATGTGGGGCGCACCGCTGACGGCGTTGAGCGGATATCTGCCTCCTATGTATACTCAGGACTACGTGGTTACACAAGGTGGTGGTTCATTTGATGGCAGTGCAAATCAAGAAAAGTCCTCCATTGACCACTCAATTGCGGGCAAGCCAAAGTACGCCGATTTTTTACACCTACCCTACGGAATCGAAGGCTTCTTTGATTACGAGCAAGGTATGGAATATGCACGCAAAATCGGAAAGCCTGTCTTTATCGACTTTGTAGGACACTCGTGCAGCAAATGCAAAGCTATGGAGGCAAATGTTTGGAAAGACCCTGCCGTGCTTAAATATCTCAAAAATGACTATGTAGTCATCGCGCTCTATGTGGATGACAAAAAGGAATTGCCCGAGAACGAATGGGTTACGGACGAAAAAGGCAAAGTACTGAAGACGTTGGGCAAAATCAACTCAATGTTGCAGATTGCCAAGTTTAATATCAATGCTCAACCCTACTACGTGTTGATGAATCCATTCACCGAAAAGGAGTTGGCAAAGCCGCGCTCCTATGATACCAACATTGATGCCTATGTCCAATTCCTTGAAGAGGGGGTCAAGGCATTTACCTCTCAACAATAG
- a CDS encoding Adenylate kinase: MINIVLFGAPGSGKGTQADKLKEKYNLIHLSTGEVIRNEIRSGSALGTLAAKQMADGALASDDLVCGIINKFISSVADDTMGVIYDGFPRTMNQANEFDRMLKFKEQSVSMMIAIEITDEEVVKRISERGKISGRADDQSEEVIHNRIAVYKAQTAVVAEHYAAQNKYFGVDGMGTIEEVFERICAVIDKNR; this comes from the coding sequence ATGATTAATATAGTACTATTCGGGGCTCCGGGTTCGGGAAAGGGAACACAAGCCGACAAACTAAAAGAGAAATACAATTTGATACACCTCTCCACCGGTGAGGTCATCCGCAACGAGATAAGGAGCGGTTCGGCATTGGGAACATTGGCAGCCAAGCAGATGGCGGACGGCGCGTTGGCGTCGGACGATTTGGTATGCGGAATCATCAACAAATTTATCTCCTCCGTTGCCGACGATACAATGGGCGTGATTTATGATGGCTTTCCCCGCACGATGAATCAGGCGAATGAGTTCGACCGTATGTTGAAATTCAAGGAGCAGTCAGTCTCGATGATGATTGCCATCGAAATTACCGACGAAGAGGTGGTAAAGCGCATCAGCGAACGTGGCAAAATATCGGGCAGAGCCGACGACCAAAGCGAGGAGGTAATCCACAATCGAATAGCTGTTTACAAGGCTCAAACAGCCGTTGTAGCAGAGCACTACGCGGCACAAAATAAATATTTCGGAGTGGACGGAATGGGCACTATCGAAGAGGTTTTCGAGAGAATCTGCGCGGTCATTGACAAGAATAGATAA